Proteins from a genomic interval of Polaribacter sp. Q13:
- the rfbB gene encoding dTDP-glucose 4,6-dehydratase, with protein sequence MQTILITGGAGFIGANFIPYFLKNNKDLQVVNLDVLTYAGNVSNLSEIKDNSRYIFIKGDICDRNLVEELFKKYNFSGVIHFAAESHVDNSIKNPDAFVRTNVFGTFNLLDIARNYWMESPNVYKEGYQDCRFHHISTDEVYGTLGETGLFTEETSYAPNSPYSASKASSDFMVRSYFHTYGMNVITTNCSNNYGPKQHDEKLIPTIIRKAISGENIPIYGDGKNIRDWLYVLDHCKGIELVYKKGITGDTYNIGGKNERDNLYIANIICEILDKELPKEKSYKEQISFVKDRPGHDFRYAIDASKIENNLGWNAQENFETGIKKTIQWYLEKYN encoded by the coding sequence ATGCAAACAATTCTTATTACAGGAGGAGCAGGGTTTATAGGTGCAAATTTTATTCCTTATTTTTTAAAAAATAATAAAGATTTACAAGTTGTAAATTTAGATGTATTAACCTATGCCGGTAATGTTTCTAATCTAAGTGAGATTAAAGATAACTCTAGATATATTTTTATTAAAGGAGATATTTGTGATCGGAATTTAGTAGAAGAATTATTTAAAAAATATAATTTTTCTGGAGTAATTCATTTTGCAGCAGAATCTCATGTAGATAATTCCATTAAAAATCCTGATGCTTTTGTAAGAACAAATGTTTTTGGAACTTTTAATTTATTAGATATTGCGAGAAATTACTGGATGGAATCTCCAAACGTATATAAAGAAGGTTATCAAGATTGTAGATTTCATCATATTTCTACAGATGAGGTGTACGGAACTTTAGGAGAAACAGGTTTGTTTACAGAAGAGACTTCATATGCGCCAAATAGCCCTTATAGTGCTTCAAAAGCATCATCAGATTTTATGGTAAGAAGCTATTTTCATACCTATGGAATGAATGTTATTACCACAAATTGTTCTAATAACTACGGACCAAAACAACATGACGAAAAGTTAATACCTACAATAATTAGAAAAGCAATTTCTGGAGAAAATATCCCCATTTATGGAGATGGAAAAAATATTAGAGATTGGTTGTATGTTTTAGATCACTGTAAAGGTATCGAGCTAGTTTATAAGAAAGGAATAACAGGAGATACCTACAATATTGGAGGTAAAAATGAACGAGATAATCTGTATATCGCAAATATTATTTGTGAAATTTTAGATAAAGAGTTACCTAAAGAAAAATCATATAAAGAACAAATTAGCTTTGTAAAAGATAGACCTGGCCACGATTTTAGATATGCAATTGATGCTTCTAAAATAGAAAATAACTTAGGGTGGAATGCCCAAGAAAATTTTGAAACAGGAATTAAAAAAACCATTCAATGGTATTTAGAAAAATATAATTAA